One Xiphophorus hellerii strain 12219 chromosome 1, Xiphophorus_hellerii-4.1, whole genome shotgun sequence DNA segment encodes these proteins:
- the ncoa6 gene encoding nuclear receptor coactivator 6 isoform X1, producing MAHQQTPPDVSHKAEHLESDNDSDRDSGVGDDAVEEADSCHKCNTTEVDEVKKADRMEEHGVKDEDSTVFVAFQGNMNDEDFAQKLDSVLSGIPNVLNMGSDKLQPQCVEPWNSVRVTFNIPRDAAERLRLLAQNNQQQLRDLGILSVQIEGEGAINVAVGPNRGQEVRVNGPIGAPGQMRMDGGFPGQPGPGGVRMPNPAMVPRGPGMVGQPMLPGSSGQMHARAQRPPLQTGLDVMDPMMISVQQQQQLQHQQGAAHASAPMSAQAAHHMQALQAGRPINPAALQQQQAQQQAQQQAQLSQLGPRPPFNPTGPMGVPPGWNQLPSGVLQPPAAQGGPAWRKLPPQNQMVQRPPSLATVQTPNHPPPPYPFGSQQAGQLFNAMGQGQLQQQQPAGMGQFATPQPKSQQAGPGGVSGPPRPPLPLPSTSGPQSNITAKSPGSSSSPFQQGSPGTPPMMAQRPTTPQGFPQGVGSPGRAALSQQGNMQQGFMGMPQHGQPGAQVHPGMAKRPMGFPNMNFVQGQVTGSTPGAPVATQQLQNQQMSHTGAQPAASTPNSMQGPPHAQPNIMAGQSSMPGPPPGTTAGASMGQQQPGLQTQMMGLQHQAQPVSSSPSQMVQGQGGGQTVLSRPIGQGQRGGMTPPKQMMPQQGQGVMHGQGQMVGGQGHQAMLLQQQQQQQQQNSIMEQMVANQMQGNKQAFGGKIPPGVMPGQMMRGPSPNVPGNMPQFQGQVGPQQMTPQQQQQMAQIQQQQLQQQHQLQQLQQQHQQMNQQQPQQIPIAGNPNQTMGMHGPQLRLPTGHHLIQHQQQQLQQQFQQQKQVMLQQQQQQAAQQHPHVIGDPNSGTGELGVQQMVPDMQAQQQQGMMGGPQHMQMGNGHFPGHGMNFNPQFAGQMPVGGPCGQPGGFPVSKDVTLTSPLLVNLLQSDISASQFGPGGKQGAGGDNPAKPKKKKPPRKKKPKESDGQQEVEGLGGLDGTVGMEDTDLPNLSGEQGLGLESSGQKLPDFPNRPSGFQNQTGEQRVLQQVPMQYIQQQQQQQQQHQQQQQQQQQQQQHQQQQQQHQQQQQQQHHQMQQMQQQHIQQQQMQQQMQHQMQQQQMQQQQQQQQQQLQQMQQQQQMIQMQNLQNAQAQQGMPGSQPPGQSQPQMHQLQQQQQQQQQQQQQQQQQSQQQQLQQPTLQQQQQQMMMMIKMQQESKNRMPMPPGGQLPPRSLGNPTDVQRHPVSQQGNMPVMINLQGHGGVPPSPDKARGMPLMVNPQLSGAARRMSHPDVGQGPQGSGSEEVSTGPHTKQDRPAGSEIGVQPGNGTQQMVSSQTSNPQMMKQGPGQTTMPQHTGASPQQQLTTQPQQGGHMPGLHFPSVPTSSQSSRPKTPNRASPRPYHHPLTPTNRPPSTEPSEINLSPERLNASIAGLFPPKINIPLPPRQPNLNRGFDQQGLNPTTLKAIGQAPPSLTLPGNNNNGNLGGNNSNNQQSAGAGVGVLGAKQDKQSGGQNKRASPSNSRRSSPASSRKSATPSPGRQKATKNTMNCPPHQQQMVNPQGQTMMLSPSSVPQSPVSMPSQAGGAIETQQSQSSLHGIHGNPVDGFRENQGIMPPEQRPIAQPPAQTQQFRDLSSPRISPRMPAHQVLKPDVETQANTVDRPPTHLATGQDSEVSPALKAAPTSLNQLLDNANIPNMSLRPSQTGNDNKSTLDPDRPVSSSSQNADKSTSVVTTAAAPATAANETPAIPRSALIPTSGSALPPTSIPSSHPSTAANSSSTLSLKHNPLPNFVNSNVNPAATLTSSVCTNTNANPGLSTSMPASGQNTFASSVSASSAVNAASSAVKPSPSPKPVTSVQSVIQIPASSSNISPNQITVFVTSNPITSAPTSQVPTSMVSTMVAVPNKNIRPQDIRHQSSGPRPAQFITTTPVFINPIFQVPASSVAPNSGVVSQSVTMVGSLQVSAANIHLSHAPSSSQTTGATMTSAQSNRSGLGQVHITTSMSPSGPVSTLVAPQQFNQGSIKPETPSEASSSQKSAVPVHQPSPHPGPSVSASFQPPLASPPPCSSPMAVRKSPVPPSPASQMKPMPTSVTVSVSGKGDSQQTTVERPLQSHTGGVPQQVFLHPANQTETQAPHTTVVGSNNNPPVISKEIPSQVTVPTQIVGQAPAPVSVPNQPPPVNSQAPVATVVGSGVSSSALLSTVPPIQSSVTSVLPIVAASGPDEASHITSSPTGIPSAVPASQTDVPAAEPSVPPPAEAAAAAESTQATPAPLQPEASQEPASTEKTGEDISTGSEQGWAKKRKTPINIVPRAAVEKPKGPSRRSSRAEKEAEEEPAVDSGIRKRSARPGTSAAVKETAASPTQAKRRKSK from the exons CAGCGTCCGGGTAACCTTCAACATTCCCCGAGATGCAGCAGAGCGTCTCAGACTGTTGGCCCAGAacaaccagcagcagctcagagacCTGGGTATTCTCTCTGTGCAAATAGAAG GCGAGGGAGCAATCAATGTGGCTGTTGGACCAAACAGAGGACAAGAAGTAAGAGTGAATGGACCAATTGGTGCACCTGGTCAGATGAGAATGGATGGTGGCTTTCCAGGTCAGCCTGGCCCAG gcGGGGTAAGGATGCCCAATCCGGCGATGGTTCCACGTGGGCCTGGCATGGTGGGTCAGCCTATGTTGCCAGGCAGCAGCGGACAGATGCACGCTCGTGCACAGAGACCACCTTTGCAGACAGGTTTAg ATGTGATGGATCCAATGATGATTTcagttcagcagcagcagcagcttcagcaccAACAGGGTGCTGCACATGCTTCAGCCCCCATGTCTGCTCAGGCTGCTCATCACATGCAGGCTCTGCAGGCAGGCAGACCAATCAACCCTGCCGCACTGCAACAGCAGCAGGCCCAGCAACAAGCTCAGCAGCAGGCTCAGCTCTCCCAGCTCGGACCTCGACCTCCATTCAACCCCACGGGCCCGATGGGTGTGCCTCCTGGCTGGAATCAGTTGCCCTCTGGCGTACTACAGCCACCAGCAGCCCAAGGAGGCCCTGCCTGGAGAAAACTCCCCCCTCAAAACCAAATGGTTCAACGCCCACCGTCACTGGCTACAGTTCAGACCCCCAACCATCCCCCACCCCCATATCCGTTTGGTAGCCAGCAGGCTGGGCAGTTATTTAATGCAATGGGACAGGGGCAGTTACAGCAGCAACAGCCTGCAGGAATGGGTCAGTTTGCTACGCCGCAACCTAAAAGCCAACAGGCTGGTCCAGGTGGTGTCAGCGGACCACCCAGACCCCCGCTGCCCCTACCGTCAACATCTGGACCACAGAGCAACATCACTGCCAAGTCACCTGGATCGTCCTCATCTCCGTTTCAGCAAGGTTCTCCTGGGACGCCTCCTATGATGGCTCAGAGACCTACGACTCCTCAGGGGTTCCCCCAGGGTGTCGGCTCACCAGGCAGAGCGGCTCTCAGCCAGCAGGGCAACATGCAGCAAGGATTCATGGGAATGCCCCAACATGGGCAGCCGGGAGCCCAAGTCCACCCTG GCATGGCAAAGCGTCCCATGGGCTTTCCAAACATGAACTTTGTTCAAGGTCAGGTGACTGGCAGCACTCCAGGAGCCCCTGTAGCAactcagcagctgcagaaccaACAAATGTCTCACACAG GAGCCCAGCCAGCAGCATCTACTCCCAACTCGATGCAGGGACCACCCCACGCTCAACCCAATATAATGGCTGGTCAGAGTAGTATGCCGGGACCACCCCCTGGCACCACAGCTGGGGCTAGTATGGGCCAGCAGCAGCCTGGCCTCCAGACCCAAATGATGGGCCTCCAGCATCAGGCCCAGCCTGTGTCCTCCTCCCCCAGCCAGATGGTTCAAGGCCAGGGTGGAGGTCAGACTGTCCTTTCAAGGCCCATTGGTCAAGGGCAGAGAGGAGGGATGACCCCACCCAAGCAAATGATGCCACAGCAAGGCCAGGGGGTGATGCATGGGCAGGGTCAGATGGTTGGAGGCCAAGGGCATCAGGCCATGCTcctgcaacagcagcagcagcaacaacaacaaaactcaatAATGGAGCAGATGGTTGCCAACCAGATGCAAGGAAACAAACAGGCATTTGGAGGGAAGATTCCACCTGGGGTTATGCCTGGCCAGATGATGCGTGGCCCTTCGCCCAATGTTCCTGGTAACATGCCTCAGTTCCAGGGCCAGGTTGGCCCACAACAGATGactccacagcagcagcagcaaatggctcagattcagcagcagcagttacaGCAACAGCATCAGCtgcaacagctgcagcagcagcaccaacagaTGAACCAACAACAGCCTCAGCAGATCCCAATCGCTGGTAATCCTAATCAAACTATGGGAATGCATGGGCCACAGTTGAGACTCCCTACTGGCCATCATCTCATCCAACACCAGCAACAACAGTTGCAACAACagtttcagcaacaaaaacaagttatgttgcagcagcagcaacaacaggcCGCTCAGCAGCATCCACATGTCATTGGAGATCCAAATAGTGGGACAGGGGAGTTAGGTGTGCAGCAGATGGTCCCTGATATGCAAGCTCAGCAGCAGCAAGGCATGATGGGAGGCCCCCAGCATATGCAGATGGGTAATGGTCACTTTCCAGGTCATGGCATGAACTTCAACCCACAGTTTGCTGGTCAGATGCCAGTTGGAGGACCATGTGGACAGCCCGGTGGCTTTCCTGTTAGCAAAGATGTTACACTGACCAGCCCACTGCTGGTCAACCTACTGCAGAGTGATATCTCAGCAAGCCAGTTTGGACCAGGGGGGAAGCAGGGAGCTGGTGGGGATAATCCAGCTAAACCCAAAAAGAAGAAACCACCCCGAAAGAAGAAGCCCAAGGAGAGTGATGGACAGCAGGAAGTCGAGGGACTTGG TGGCCTTGATGGGACTGTTGGCATGGAAGATACAGATTTGCCAAATCTAAGTGGGGAGCAGGGTTTGGGTTTGGAAAGCTCCGGGCAAAAACTCCCCGATTTTCCTAATAGGCCTTCAg GCTTTCAAAATCAGACTGGAGAACAGAGAGTTCTGCAACAGGTACCGATGCAATACatacagcaacaacaacagcagcagcaacaacatcaacaacaacagcagcagcagcagcagcaacaacaacatcaacagcagcagcagcagcatcaacagcagcagcagcagcaacatcatCAAATGCAGCAAATGCAACAGCAGCATATACAGCAACAGCAAATGCAGCAGCAAATGCAACATCaaatgcaacagcagcaaatgcaacaacaacagcagcagcaacaacaacaattgCAACAaatgcagcagcaacagcagatgATACAAATGCAGAATCTTCAGAATGCTCAAGCACAGCAAGGGATGCCAGGGTCACAACCACCAGGACAAAGTCAACCACAGATgcatcagctgcagcagcaacagcaacaacaacaacaacaacaacagcagcagcaacagcaatcACAACAGCAACAGCTGCAACAGCCCACCCTACAACAACAG CAGcagcagatgatgatgatgataaagaTGCAACAGGAATCCAAGAATCGCATGCCCATGCCCCCAGGAGGGCAGCTTCCTCCTAGAAGTTTAGGCAATCCAACAGACGTGCAGAGGCACCCTGTTTCGCAGCAGGGAAACATGCCTGTAATGATTAACCTTCAAGGGCATGGTGGTGTCCCACCCTCACCTGACAAAGCCAGGGGGATGCCCCTAATGGTGAACCCACAA CTCTCAGGTGCTGCACGAAGAATGTCTCATCCAGATGTAGGACAAGGACCTCAAGGCAGTGGGTCTGAAGAGGTCTCCACTGGTCCCCACACAAAGCAAGACAGACCTGCTGGCTCAGAAATTGGAGTTCAACCTGGAAATGGGACACAGCAGATGGTTTCCAGCCAGACGTCCAACCCTCAAATGATGAAGCAAGGTCCTGGGCAAACAACAATGCCTCAACATACTGGGGCCAGtcctcagcagcagttaaccACTCAGCCCCAGCAAGGAGGCCATATGCCTGGCCTTCATTTTCCCAGTGTCCCAACGTCCTCACAGAGCTCAAGACCCAAAACCCCAAACAGAGCAAGCCCTAGGCCGTACCACCATCCCCTCACTCCGACTAATCGACCACCAAGCACTGAGCCCTCAGAAATTAACCTTTCGCCTGAGAGACTAAACGCCTCCATTGCAGGCTTGTTTCCTCCCAAAATTAACATTCCTCTTCCTCCAAGACAGCCAAACCTTAACAGGGGATTTGACCAACAAGGTTTGAACCCAACAACTCTGAAAGCCATAGGCCAGGCTCCCCCTAGCCTTACTCTGCCAGGCAACAACAATAACGGCAATTTAGGAGGAAATAACTCTAACAATCAACAGTCTGCTGGAGCCGGTGTAGGGGTTTTAGGTGCCAAGCAAGATAAACAGTCTGGGGGTCAGAATAAAAGGGCAAGTCCTAGCAACAGTCGTAGGTCGAGTCCGGCTTCCAGTCGAAAGTCTGCCACTCCAAGTCCAGGAAGGCAGAAGGCGACAAAAAATACCATGAATTGCCCTCCTCACCAGCAGCAGATGGTTAACCCTCAAGGACAAACCATGATGCTAAGTCCTTCCTCTGTACCACAGAGTCCAGTATCAATGCCTTCACAAGCTGGCGGAGCCATAGAGACACAGCAGAGCCAGAGCTCCCTCCATGGTATTCATGGTAACCCTGTTGATGGATTTAGGGAAAATCAGGGAATAATGCCACCAGAGCAGCGACCAATTGCTCAACCTCCAGCCCAGACACAGCAATTTAGAGATTTGTCATCGCCAAGAATAAGCCCTCGTATGCCAGCACATCAGGTTCTCAAACCTGATGTTGAGACGCAGGCCAACACAGTTGACAGACCCCCAACACATCTAGCTACTGGACAGGACTCAGAGGTCTCACCTGCTCTTAAAGCAGCTCCAACATCCCTTAACCAGTTACTGGATAACGCAAATATTCCAAACATGTCACTTCGGCCCTCGCAAACAGGGAATGACAACAAGTCTACTTTGGATCCAGATAGACCTGTATCCAGCAGTTCTCAGAACGCAGATAAGTCAACATCTGTCGTTACTACAGCCGCTGCTCCTGCTACTGCCGCAAATGAAACTCCAGCTATACCTAGATCTGCTCTAATTCCTACCAGTGGTTCTGCCTTGCCACCTACTTCAATTCCAAGCTCGCACCCATCCACTGCTGCAAACTCTAGTAGTACCCTTAGTCTTAAACACAACCCATTACCTAACTTTGTAAATTCAAATGTAAATCCAGCAGCTACTCTTACCAGCTCAGTCTGCACTAACACCAATGCCAATCCAGGTCTAAGCACCAGTATGCCTGCTTCCGGTCAGAACACTTTTGCCTCCTCTGTTAGTGCCAGTTCTGCAGTAAACGCTGCCAGTTCAGCTGTCAAACCAAGCCCCAGTCCAAAACCTGTGACCAGTGTTCAATCAGTCATACAGATCCCCGCGTCATCTAGTAACATTTCCCCCAACCAGATAACAGTGTTTGTTACATCAAACCCCATTACATCTGCACCCACTTCACAGGTGCCAACATCAATGGTGTCCACCATGGTGGCCGTCCCTAACAAGAATATAAGGCCTCAAGACATCCGGCATCAGAGTTCTGGCCCTCGACCTGCACAATTTATTACCACTACACCTGTATTTATTAACCCAATTTTCCAGGTCCCAGCTTCCTCTGTGGCACCTAATTCAGGAGTTGTATCACAGTCTGTTACCATGGTGGGGTCTTTACAGGTCTCAGCTGCAAACATCCATCTTTCTCATGCCCCTAGCTCCTCTCAAACAACAGGGGCTACCATGACAAGCGCTCAGTCTAACAGGAGTGGTCTTGGACAGGTCCACATAACCACTAGTATGTCGCCATCAGGGCCAGTTAGTACTCTTGTAGCTCCTCAGCAGTTTAACCAAGGAAGCATCAAACCAGAAACTCCAAGTGAGGCGAGTTCCTCTCAGAAATCTGCTGTCCCGGTGCATCAGCCTTCTCCCCACCCAGGCCCGTCTGTATCAGCTTCCTTTCAGCCACCTCTGGCTTCTCCGCCTCCTTGCTCCAGCCCCATGGCTGTTCGAAAGAGTCCTGTGCCTCCATCCCCTGCTTCCCAAATGAAACCAATGCCCACATCGGTCACTGTATCCGTTTCTGGCAAAGGCGACTCCCAACAAACTACTGTAGAAAGGCCTCTGCAGAGTCATACAGGGGGTGTCCCACAGCAGGTCTTTCTACATCCTGCTAATCAGACTGAAACACAAGCTCCTCATACTACTGTTGTTGGTTCAAATAATAATCCACCTGTGATTTCTAAAGAAATCCCCAGTCAAGTTACAGTTCCTACTCAGATTGTTGGACAGGCTCCTGCACCAGTCTCAGTCCCAAATCAGCCACCACCTGTAAATTCTCAAGCTCCCGTTGCGACTGTAGTTGGCTCCGGGGTTTCTTCCAGTGCTTTGCTTTCTACAGTCCCTCCCATACAATCTTCTGTAACATCTGTTCTTCCGATTGTTGCTGCAAGCGGACCCGATGAGGCTTCCCACATCACCTCCTCCCCTACTGGTATTCCCAGTGCAGTTCCAGCAAGCCAGACAGATGTCCCAGCTGCAGAGCCTTCTGTGCCGCCgccagcagaagcagcagcagcagctgaatcCACCCAGGCCACCCCAG CACCGCTGCAGCCAGAAGCCTCACAGGAGCCTGCCTCAACTGAGAAGACGG GTGAAGACATCTCAACAGGTTCAGAGCAGGG ATGggcaaagaaaagaaagacgCCCATCAACATAGTCCCAAG agctgctgtggaGAAGCCCAAGGGGCCAAGCAGACGGAGCTCCCGAGCtgagaaggaggcagaggaggagccGGCGGTAGACAGCGGCATCCGGAAGAGGTCAGCCAGGCCTGGAACCAGTGCTGCAGTCAAAG AAACCGCAGCAAGTCCCACCCAAGCCAAACGAAGGAAGTCTAAATAG